The Thiomicrorhabdus aquaedulcis sequence AATCAGCTTATTAAAGACAAACCCGATGCGCGCGTGGTGTATTTGCACTCTGAACGCTTTGTGGCCGACATGGTTAACGCCTTACGTCACAATAAAATTGACGAATTTAAACGCTTTTATCGCTCGCTAGACGCGCTGTTAATTGACGATATTCAATTTTTTGCCAAAAAAGAGCAGTCGCAAGAAGAGTTTTTTCACACCTTTAACACGCTGTTAGAAGGCAATAAGCAGGTTATTTTAACCAGTGATCGTTTTCCAAAAGAGGTGGACGGCTTAGAAGATCGTCTTAAATCGCGTTTTGGCTGGGGATTAACCATTGCGGTTGAGCCGCCCGAGTTTGAAATGCGTGTGGCGATTTTACTTAAAAAAGCCTCAGAATTTGGCGTGTTGTTGCCCGATGAAGTCGCCTTTTTTATTGCCAAACGTCTGCGCGGCAACGTGCGTGATTTAGAAGGTGCGCTTAAACGCGTCGGCGCATTTGCCCAGTTTACTCAACAAGTCTTAACCGTAGAGTTGGTCAAAGAGGCGTTAAAAGACTTATTGGCACTGCAACAAAAAATGGTCACCCTCGAAAACATCCAAAAAACCGTCGCCGATTATTATAAAATCCGAGTGGCTGATATTTTGTCTAAACGCCGCACACGTAACATTGCGCGCCCTAGACAGATGGCCATGGGCATTGCCAAAGAGCTCACCAATCACAGTTTGCCCGAAATTGGCGATGCGTTTGGTGGCCGCGACCACACCACGGTATTGCACGCGGTGCGTAAAATTAAAGAACTGCGCGAAACCGATCATCGTATTGACGATGACTTTAACAGCTTATTACGAATAATCACCAACTAGAGTTCAATAGAGTTCAACAAAGGCATTTAGCATGAAAATCAGTCTAACGCGTGAAAACCTTTTAAAAGTTCTGCAAACCGTCGGTGGCGTAGTCGAAAAACGCCAAACCATGCCCATTTTAGGCAACTTACTGTTTCAAGTATCCAACAACACGCTCACCGTTACCGCCTCGGATTTAGAAATTGAAACCCGCGCGCAAGCCGAGTTAGAGTCGTCCGATGTGGCCCAATTTGCCATTACCCTACCGGCCATGAAACTCATTAACATTGTGCGTTCTTTGCCCGACGGTTTAACCATTGTGATGGAGTTTGTAGACAGTCGTTGTAATCTGTCGGCTGGGCGTTCGCGCTTTAAATTGTCCACCTTACCGGCCGACGATTTTCCAACCCTAGATTTAACCCAAACCGAACTGTCGTTTTCGTTGTCGCAACATCAGCTTAAACACCTTATTGCCCATTCGAGCTTTGCCATGGCCAGTCAAGATGTGCGTTTTTATTTAAACGGCATGTTGTTTGACATCAGTGGTCATTCACTGCGCGTGGTCGCCACCGACGGTCACCGTTTATCAACGTGTGCGACCGATTTGGCCATCGAAGGCTTAACACCGACCCAAGCCATTTTGCCACGCAAAGGCGTTATGGAGCTGGCCAAACTGATTGGCGACGACGACACGCTGATTGAATTTTCACTGGCCAAGAACTATCTAACCGTTCAGTTTGAAGACACCGTATTTACCTGTAAATTAGTCGACGGACGTTTTCCCGATTACCGTCGGGTTATTCCGCAGCACAACGATCAATTTATTCAAACCGATCGCGAATTGTTACGCAGCTTATTGCAACGCGCCTCCATTTTATCCAACGATAAATTTAAGGGCATTCGCTTAATTTTAAGCCAAAACTTATTGGCGGTAGACGCGTCTAACAGCGAACAAGACGAATCGCACGAAGACATGGCCATTGATTACAACGGCCCCGAAATGGAAATTGGCTTTAACGTCAGTTACATTCTAGACGTGCTTAATTCCATGCAAGAAGACGTGGTGACCTTGCTGCTTAAAGATTCCAACAGCAGCTGTTTGGTAGAGGCCAACTCTGACACCGTTACCTGCCAACACGTCATTATGCCCATGCGTTTGTAGCAGGTTAATTTTACACACGCCTTAAACGCTCCGGACTTTTTAGACACCGACTATGACCAAAAATCGCCTTATTCGCATTGCCACCTACGCCTCGGTGGCCATTGCGGTGCTGTTACTTTTGCTAAAAGTGTACGCTTGGTCGCAAACCGGTTCGGCCAGTATTTTGGCCTCACTGCTCGATTCAGCCCTCGACATTGCCGCCTCGGTGATGATTGTCATTGCCGTTCACATTGCCCAAGTTCCCCCCGACAACGAGCATCGTTTTGGTCATGGCAAAGCCGAACCTTTGGCCGCACTGGCGCAAAGTGTCTTTATTGCTGGCTCGGCGGGGTATTTGGTGCTCTACGCGCTCGACCGTCTGTATAACCCGCAAGCCATCCAAAACCCCGAAATTGGTTTGTGGGTTATGTTATCGTCTTTGGTGTTTACCATAGGCCTGGTGGCGTTTCAACGCTATGTCATTGCGCAAACCCAATCTACCGCTATTAAAGCCGACTCGTTGCATTATGTATCGGACATTATGGCCAATTTATTGGTTATTGCCGGGCTGTTTTTAAGCCACCTGAAATGGCTCGACCCCGTATTGGCCTTGGTCATTGCCGGCTGGATTTTATACAGTGCGGTGTCGCTGGCTAAAGAATCGGCCAATCAACTTCTGGATCGCGAACTGCCACAAGCCATGCGCAATCAAATTCAGCACATTATTTTAAGTACGCCCGATGTCAAAGGCTACAACGATTTGCGCACCTATCAATCGGGCCCTAATCGCTTTGTGCAATTTGATTTGGAGCTGGACGACGATTTAACCTTAAAACAGAGCCACACCATTGCCGAACGCGTCACCAAAAGCCTTAAAAACGCCTTTGGCAATTTGGACGTAATGATTCACCAAGAACCGGTCAGCTTAAAAGATCACCCATCGCACCACACATGGGGCGAAAACTAAGCCCTAATGACTCACATTACCCAACTGACGGTGCAACAATTTCGCAACTGCCATCAAGCTAATTTAAGTTTAAGCCCCGGTTTAAATTTAATTGTGGGCGACAATGCTGCCGGAAAAACCTCGCTGATTGAAGCCATTTGGGTCTTGGCCACCGGGCGTTCGTTTAGAACGGCTAAACCTCAACAACTGATTGAGCACACGCAAACCGATTGCACGGTGTTTGCGGCGGTGAGTTCGAGTTTTAGTACGAGTTCTCATCACAACCCATCCAAAACACATCGCTTGGGATTGCAAAAAAGTGCGCTCAACACCACGTTGCGAGTGGACGGTGAAACCACGCAATCGCAAGCCGAACTGGCGCGCTTATTGCCCGTGCAACTACTCACCCCCGAAAGCCACCGTTTGTTAGAAGAAGGCCCTAAAGCGCGTCGCCAATTTATGGACTGGGGCTGTTTTCATCAACACCCCGAATTTGCGGGTGTATGGCGAACTTACCAACGGGCGTTAAAACAGCGTAATCACGCTTTAAAACGCCGCTTACCCAAAGCCCAAATTCAGCTTTGGGACAGTGCGGTGGTGGACAATGCCCTGGCGATTGACGCCATTCGTCAAGACTATTTGGCGCAACTTACCCCGTATTTACTGACCTTTTGCCAAGCCTTAATGCCCGAACTCACCACCACGGTGCAGTGCCAATACCGTGCCGGCTGGTCTAAAGGTTGCGACAATTTGCTTGGCTTGTTTGAGCAAAGTTTTGACGCCGACTTACGCATGGGACATACTCAATTTGGCGCGCACCGTGCCGACATTCGCTTTAAATTTGGTGCGGCTGAAGCCTTAGACACGCTGTCGCGCGGCCAACAAAAACTATTTGTGTGCGCCCTGCTACTGGCGCAAGCCAGTTTGCATGAAAAAGTAGTGCAAGAACCCATTATCATGCTCATCGACGACCTGCCCGCCGAACTAGACGCCACCCATCGCTTAAAACTGCTTGAACTGTTGCAAATTCTGAATATTCAACACATCATCACCAGCACCGCGCAGTCGCTGATTCCCATTCTTAACCCCGACACCACGCAAATTTGGTCGTTGCACGATGGCGCGATTGTTTGATTATATTGACCAGGCCTGGTCTAATGCAAAACACGTGCTCATAACGAAATAATCGTCGTATAATCAGTGCCATTAATTTGTTACGGATAGGTTTCACGTGAAACACCACTACACTTCTTTTTGGCCACACCTTAACGACCCCAAACTAAGCGAATGGCAGAGCCAATTACCGGCCTTAATAGACGCCGCACTGTTGCCCGATGGCAATGGCAATTTGCCGCGTTGGCAGGCGGCGTTGGACAGCTTAAATCAACTGCCGAGCCATCAGCCGCACGCCCTTGACCAGGCCTGGGTAAGTGCCGGTGACCCAACGACCTTAACGCCCCAACAACATGAACGACTCGAAACCGCATTGCGTGCATTGCACCCTTGGCGTAAGGGGCCGTTTAAGTTGTTTGATATTGAAATCGACACCGAATGGCACTCGGATTGGAAATGGGATCGTGTGCTGCCGCATTTAGCCCCCTTGCAAGACCAAGCGGTGCTCGACATTGGCTGTGGCAGCGGCTATCACCTCTGGCGCATGTTGGGACAAGGCGCTCGGTTGGCCATTGGCGTTGACCCAAGCTTGCTGTTTATGAGCCAATTTTTGGCGCTCAAACAGTTTATTGGCCAACAACAACCCGCGTACTTTTTGCCCTTAACCCTAGAGCAACTGCCGGTGTCGCCCAAAGGCGGTTTTTTTGATACCGTGTTTTCAATGGGCGTTTTGTATCATCGACGCTCGCCCATTGACCATATTTACGAGCTTAAAGCCCAACTTAAACCCGGTGGCCAATTGGTACTGGAAACCTTAGTCATTGACGAAAAACAGGGGCAATTATTAGTGCCCCAAGATCGCTATGCGCAAATGCGCAATGTCTGGTTTTTACCTTCGGTGCCCGAACTCACACGCTGGTTAGAGCGCTGTGGTTTTAGCAACGTGCGCTGTGTCGATTTAAACCAAACCAGCACTGCCGAGCAACGCAGCACCGATTGGATGCAATGGAATTCGTTAGAATCGTTTTTAGACCCAAACGACCACAACTTAACCATTGAAGGCCATCCTGCCCCCTTACGCGCGGTGATGTTGTGCAATGTGCCCGTCGCGTAAATAATGAGACCTTTGCACGATATAAACCAACTGACCAGGCCTGGTGAAACGATTTTAACCATCTTAAACCGCTGTTAACCCACACCACAGCATGATATCTAGGAAGTAGACCGTGTTTGAACCCATTGAGCCAAACAAAGAAACAATCCCTAAAAAGGCAATTGAAACAGCCGTTATGCTTGACCCCGCGCACCCAGATTTTTTAGTGCAACGATTTCAGGCCTTGCAAGCGCACGTTAATGCACACATTATTGGCCAGCCGCACTTAACACAACGATTGTTAATAGCGCTGTTATCCGACGGGCATTTATTGGTAGAAGGTCCACCAGGCCTGGCCAAGACCAAAGCCATTAAAGTCTTGGCACAATCCATCGAAGGCCAATTTCATCGCATTCAATTCACCCCCGATTTATTGCCCTCGGACATTACCGGTACAGACATTTATCGACCCGAAACGGGTCAATTTGAGTTTCAAAAGGGGCCAATTTTTCACAACCTTATTTTGGCCGATGAAATTAATCGCGCGCCCGCCAAAGTGCAATCGGCGCTGCTTGAGGCCATGGCCGAAGGTCAAATAAGTGTCGGCAAACGCACCTTGTCGTTAGACCCACTGTTTATGGTGATGGCCACGCAAAATCCATTAGAGCAAGAAGGGACGTATGCCTTGCCAGAAGCGCAATTAGACCGCTTTATGCTGCACGTTAACATTGGCTACCCTAACGCACAGGCCGAACACCAAATTTTAGAATTGGTTGAAAACGAAGCGCGCGCACTGAGCCCAGATGAGTTTGAGCCCATAGCCCAAGAGTCTTTGTTTGACGCACGTCGCGCCATTTTAAATTTGCACATGGCGCAAGCCATCAAAACCTATATTGTCGAATTGGTTATGGCCACCCGACAACCGCAACAATACAACGACACACTGGCCAAGCATATTGCCTACGGCGTAAGCCCACGCGCCACCATTGCTTTATCGCGTGGTGCGCGCGCTCACGCTTGGTTAAACGGCCGCACTTACGTTAACCCTGACGATGTAACCGCAGTGATTCACGATGTGTTTAGACACCGTTTATTGCTTAACTTTGAGGCGCAATCGCAAGGTTTAAGTGTGGACGATGTGGTTAATCAAATTTTAGAACTCGTGCCCGTTACATGAACATCTTGAATACATTAAGTTCACTGTTATGAGCACAGACAACCCCCAACTACTTTACAGCACGCTTGAACCTTTAATGGCATGGCAATTTCAGGTTAAAACGCGAAAATTTGTGGCGCATCAAGCCTTGCAAGCGCAACAAACCGGAACCCATCACGCCTTGCGTAAAGGCCGAGGCATGAGTTTTAGTGAAGTACGTCAATACCAACCAGGCGACGACATTCGCCATATGGATTGGCGGGTTACTGCGCGCACCCAAAAACCGCATACCAAAGTATTTATTGAAGAACACGAACGCCCCACTTTGTTGGTGTGCGAACAATCCCCAGCGCTGTTTTTTGCCTCACAAACCCGCTTAAAAGCCGTGCAGGCGCTTAACATTTGCGCCATTTTAGGATGGGTCGCTTTGGCGCAGCACGATAAAGTAGGCAGTTTAAGCTTTAATCATCTTAACCAGGCCTGGCAAGCCCCCAAAAACTCACCAACGACATTAATGCACGGTTTACAAAACGCCATTCAGCTGCAAAGCCAACTCAACGCTCCGGCGGCCGTGTCGAGTTCTCTTTGGCAAAACGCACTGCAAAAATTAACGCAAATGGTTAAACCCGGCAGCAAAATTTTTTTTGTGGGCGACTTGCTTAACCTAAATACGACCAGCCTTACACTGTTAAGCCAATTACGAAGACATAACGAACTGGTGGCCATTCACATTGTTGACCCATTAGAACAATCCCTGCCCAAGCTGGGCTGGTTAAGCTTACAAGCAACACCCGATGCAGATACCGCGCCCATGCGTCTTAACAGTTTTAAAGACAGCACACGCACCGATTACGCCGACAGCTATGTGCGCGCTTGGCAAGAGGCTCAAGCACACTGTATTACGTTGGGTATTCCGCTTATACAAATTGCCAACACTGACCATCCATTGCACGCCTTGCTTGCACACAAAGTGATTCAATAACTCATGTCAAATCCAAGCCCTAATCCTGTGCTCACGCCCGAATCGCTTAATGTCCTTAGCCAGTTGCACGACATTGTGTTGCCACAGGCCGTGGGTTGGTGGCCATTGGCGTTTAGCTGGTGGGTGCTTATTTTTAGCGTGGCTTCAATGCTTATTGGCCTAATTTGGTTTTTTACCGATCGCCACAAACGTAATGCGTATCGACGTGAAGCACTGGGCTTATTAAGCAACATTAATAACGATTCGAGCTTAAACGCACATCAAAAAATCTCGGCCATTAATCGTCTGCTTAAACAAGTGGCTCTCACAGCCTATGGGCGTCACGCCGTGGCCGTATTAACCGACCAGGCCTGGTGTGATTTTTTGCATCAAAATGCCCATTACATTAAAGCGCCCGCCACCTTATTAGCGTGCCTTAACCTGGCCTATCAGCCTGTTGTATCCCCCACTGAAAGCCAAGCGGCCTTGATTATTTGGCACGACTACGCCAAACAGTGGATTTTAGGACACCACCAATGAACAGCGTAACCGAGGTGTTTAGCTTTATAAGCCACGTGCAAAACCATTGGGACAGTTTTGAGTTTTTATACCCTTGGATGCTGGCGTTTTTACCCTTGCCGTGGTTAATTCGCAGCCTGTTAAAACCCGTACCAAAAAAACAACACCCCCTATTGGCACCCCATATTGTGGCGCGTTTGCAGGCACATTTACCGCAACAAACTCAACTTATTCAACCGCAACGTCACGGTAAAATTGCGCTAGGATTTATTATTTTATGGCTTTTACTCATACTTGCCGCCTTGCGTCCTATTTGGTTTTTAACCCCCACGCCATTTCACATCAGCGGTAAAGAGCTTATGTTGGCGGTCGATTTATCGGGCTCCATGCAAAAAGCTGACATGTATTTGGGCGGGGACGACGTTGACCGACTCACCGCGGTAAAATCGGTAGTGGCTAATTTTATTGAGCAACGCCAAGGGGATAGAATGGGTTTAATTGTGTTTGGCACGCAAGCCTTTTTGCAAAGTCCACTTACTTACGATTTGACCACGCTCAACACCCTATTAGCCGAAACCCAAATTGGCATGGCCGGTAACAACACCGCCATTGGCGATGCTATTGGCTTAACCCTTAAACACCTGCGTCAAAAACAAAACACCCAAGCGGTGCTGATTTTACTCACCGACGGCTCCAATACCGCCGGCACGGTTGAACCCATTGCGGCGGCGCAAAAAGCCCAAACCCTAGGACTTAAAATTTACACCATTGGCGTAGGTCGCATGACTGACCGCACTGGACTGGATCGTTTTTTGGGCAGTAAAACCGACATGGACATTGCCACACTCGAACAGATTGCCCAACTCACTCAAGGGCGTTTTTATCACGCCAACGACACCCAACAACTGGCGCAAATTTATCAAGAAATTAATCAACTCGAATCGGTAGAACACCAAGTCAACAGCTACCGTCTTCGCACCGAACTCTATGTTTGGCCATTGGGTGCGGCGTTTGTGCTCAGCCTAATCTTAGCGTTTGGCCATCTTCGTCACCAAAAACAGCAAGGTTCTTAACATGTTTGCCATCGAATTTTTACGTCCATGGTGGTTTTTAGGCGCTCTGCCGGTGGCCTGGATACTTTGGCAGGCCTGGCAAGCTCATCGCCAACAAGGCGCATGGCATAAAGTCATTGCCCCACCGTTTAGAACGCTGTTATTGGGTAACAACCAAACCAACGGATTGGACGGTTTTGGCCACATAGCGCTTATGGGTTTGGGGGGGCTTTGGTTGTTAATGTTAGTGGCACTGGCCGGACCTACCTTAAAAACCGTTGAAATTCCGGCCGAAAAATCCCAACAAGGCACCGTGATTTTGCTGGATTTATCGCTGTCCATGCTGGCCGACGATGTGTCGCCCAATCGTTTAACACGTGTAAAATTTAAGCTCACCGACCTGCTCACGCTGTACCCAGAACAACCCACTGGCTTGGTGGTATACGCCGGCTCAACTCACACGCTTGCGCCCATCTCTGAAGACAATCAAACGCTGTTAGGCTTACTGCCCGCTCTGGATCCCACCATTATGCCCAGTTACGGCTCTGACCCGCTTAACGGATTTAAACACGCCAAAGCACTGTTAAACGGTGCACACGTTCAACAAGGGCATATTATTTGGATTACCGACGATTTAGAACCCGAACAAATCGCCCCCCTAAGCGATTGGCTTAATCGCCAATCTTTTAGAGTCAGTGTCTTGGCCGTGGGCACAGACAAGGGTGGCGCGGTAAATATTCCCAATTTTGGGCTGCTTAAAGACGCCCAAAACAACGTAGTATTGCCTCCGCTGGCGTGGACACAACTCGAACAACTGGCGCAAAATACCCAGGCCAAACTCACTCCACTTACGCTAAACGACCGCGACATACAAACCTTGCGCCCCGCACACCGTGCCGGTACAAAACCAACCGATGCCGCCAAAGACTTAGACAACAAAACCGTACAACATCCGCTTGACGAAGGCAGTGCGTTACTGTTTTTATTGATTCCTTTGGCCGCACTCATCTATCGCCGTGGCTGGATTTTTAGCCTAGGTCTAAGCCTGTTTTTGCCCATTTTTGGCGGTTTGAGTTTAAGCGCACTGCCCAATACCGCCTTTGCTCAAACCGAGTTACCTAGCTTTACCGAGGTGTTTAAATCGGCCGACCAACAAGCCTACCAGGCCTGGCAAAAACAAAATTTTGAAGCCGCCCAAGCGCAATTTGAACACCCACAATGGCGCGCCAGCAGTTTGTATCGCTTAGGCCAATTTGAGCAAGCCGCTAAATTATTTGCGCAAGATAGCACGGCGCAAGGTTGGTTTAATCAAGGCAATGCATTGGCCAAAGCGGGTCAATTAGACCCAGCCATAACCGCTTACCAAACCAGTTTAAGCCTGCAACCCAATTTTAAAGAGGCCGCCGACAATTTAGCCTTGGTTGAGCAGTTACTTAAAACACAATCTCAAGAACAAGCAGCAGACAAACCAGCGCCAACACCGCCCAGCACAGCACCTGAGCAAAAATCTGAGCCGACATCCGAACCGACATCAAAGCCAACGTCTGAACAGCAACCCGAGCCAAAAAGCAACGATGCTAAAGACACTGACGAAAAAACAGTGACAAAAACGATGACACAAACACAGAAAATAGTCAGAATAAAGACGATGGCGATGATAAGAGCAAAAACACAAACCAGGGTGATGACGACACCTTAGCAAACCCGCAGACGGGTCAATCCACCGCCGATACACCTGATGCACAGACCCTAAACGACAATCAAACCAGCGATGAAAATGCCGCCGCGCAGTTACCAGCGCAATCTTTAGCCGACGATTCAAAACAATCCAATGCAAAAAATGAAGCTGAAAAAAGCCAACAATCCGAACAAAATCAAGCCACCGAAGCCTGGTTAAGGCAAATTCCTAACCAACCCGAGCTGTTTTTAAAACGTAAATTTGATTATCAATACCAACAACAAACCCAAAAAAATACCGCGCAGCCACACACCAAACCCAACACCAAAGATTGGTAATATAAAATGCACCGCCAAAAGAGTCCACTTATGCTATTTGTACCCGTTATAAACCGACTGCATACTGTTATTTTCTCTGCCCATTTGCGCTTTAAAGTACGCCAATGGATAGCCGTAGCACTGTTAAGCATTGCACCGCTTAGCCACGCTAAAACCATTACGGTGCAAACCGATCGCCAAGTAATCGAAATGGGCGATGTAATCACGCTCGTGGTTGAAACCGATTTTCAAACCACCGGCACCCATTTAGATCTAACCGTGCTTGAAGATCAATTTACGGTGCTAACGCAACAACGCAGTAACAATATTCAAATTATTAACGGGGATTTTAAATCCAGTACCCGCTGGCAAATTCAACTCACTCCCAAACAAATAGGCGAACTACAAGTACCGCCTCTAAGCATCGAAAACGTCACCAGCACACCCTATACTCTTACCGTGCGCCCCGTCGCTAAAGCGGCTGACAGTAACTTAGAACCGTTTTTCTTAACCGCCGATCTCAGTCAAAACCAGGTTTACGTTCAACAACAAGTGTTGTATACCCTGCGCTTTTTTTACCAAGGCCGTTTTCTAGACGGAGGCATTAGACCGCCGGTCTTTAACCATGCGCAAGTAACCCCAATAAGCGATCAAACTGTATACACCAAACAACTCAATGGCCAAAACTACACTGTGTACGAATGGGTTTACGCATTGCATCCCCAAAAAAGTGGTCAACTTGACATTGCCCCACCCATGTTTAATGGTCAAATTCAGTTGCAAGGTAGACAAAAGCAGGTGCAAATCTTTGCCAAACCGCTTAGTTTAAACGTCTTACCCGAACCCCCAAGTTACGCGCAAAACACCCAAAACAGTTGGTTGCCTGCCAGTCAAATCACGCTTGACCAGGCCTGGTCAACCCTGCCCAACACACTTTATGTAGGCGACACAGTTAACACCACCTTAACCTTACAAGCCAACGGACTCACAGCCAATCAACTGCCTGATGCAACAAAACTAACCCAACTGTTTCGCGCAAACATGCCAGAGGCGCTTAAAATCTACACCGAACAACCCAGCACTCAAAACCAAGTGTCTGCTAATGG is a genomic window containing:
- a CDS encoding VWA domain-containing protein, yielding MFAIEFLRPWWFLGALPVAWILWQAWQAHRQQGAWHKVIAPPFRTLLLGNNQTNGLDGFGHIALMGLGGLWLLMLVALAGPTLKTVEIPAEKSQQGTVILLDLSLSMLADDVSPNRLTRVKFKLTDLLTLYPEQPTGLVVYAGSTHTLAPISEDNQTLLGLLPALDPTIMPSYGSDPLNGFKHAKALLNGAHVQQGHIIWITDDLEPEQIAPLSDWLNRQSFRVSVLAVGTDKGGAVNIPNFGLLKDAQNNVVLPPLAWTQLEQLAQNTQAKLTPLTLNDRDIQTLRPAHRAGTKPTDAAKDLDNKTVQHPLDEGSALLFLLIPLAALIYRRGWIFSLGLSLFLPIFGGLSLSALPNTAFAQTELPSFTEVFKSADQQAYQAWQKQNFEAAQAQFEHPQWRASSLYRLGQFEQAAKLFAQDSTAQGWFNQGNALAKAGQLDPAITAYQTSLSLQPNFKEAADNLALVEQLLKTQSQEQAADKPAPTPPSTAPEQKSEPTSEPTSKPTSEQQPEPKSNDAKDTDEKTVTKTMTQTQKIVRIKTMAMIRAKTQTRVMTTP
- a CDS encoding BatD family protein, with product MLFVPVINRLHTVIFSAHLRFKVRQWIAVALLSIAPLSHAKTITVQTDRQVIEMGDVITLVVETDFQTTGTHLDLTVLEDQFTVLTQQRSNNIQIINGDFKSSTRWQIQLTPKQIGELQVPPLSIENVTSTPYTLTVRPVAKAADSNLEPFFLTADLSQNQVYVQQQVLYTLRFFYQGRFLDGGIRPPVFNHAQVTPISDQTVYTKQLNGQNYTVYEWVYALHPQKSGQLDIAPPMFNGQIQLQGRQKQVQIFAKPLSLNVLPEPPSYAQNTQNSWLPASQITLDQAWSTLPNTLYVGDTVNTTLTLQANGLTANQLPDATKLTQLFRANMPEALKIYTEQPSTQNQVSANGVSSQWQVQQTLMATAPGTFTLPERSLNWWNTQTNQLQSATIPAKTITILPAKNTVQTAIPAAQDTTINAQTNTQTNPTPDTSAAVDKKDDALIPAKSIDFWQIIALLALILWGVTLVAGALLWRKLSHKQPSKIADGTDTLQYEMAQNTERNTSSDWCTLAPNLFYARLRHTLQNDYGITDLTRLNALPLFKNSTLNTSLPVLINALEAHLFNQAPLDNDCQKKICAVLKEWTKTTKKLNKPNKTNSPNSLNSSPSQLKKLYGQSD